A portion of the Pseudoalteromonas luteoviolacea genome contains these proteins:
- a CDS encoding alpha-ketoacid dehydrogenase subunit beta, with protein sequence MTDKTTSFAQQILDAQHLAMQEDPSMICMGLGIDDPKAIFGTTLGLQETFGEQRVFDMPTAENAMTGIGIGAAVAGTRVLMTHQRVDFFLLAMDQLVNNAAKWHYMFNGQMAVPLTIRLIVGRGWGQGPTHQQSLQSWFSHIPGLKVVVPSLTENVGQLLYNAIMDNNPTIFLEHRWLHNQIAPNKSACQPFTEVPQHTRVLRTGSDYTIISNSYMLSEALQAQKYLQQYDVHCEVIEIASPTNIDWHIIYQSVSKTKRCIVTDMGHTFCSLASEIANRVYSHCFDTLLSPVSVIGLPNYPEPTSYGLTKEYYPDVNTIIKTVSDNCGIEIAQLKTRQHHDVPGEWFKGPF encoded by the coding sequence ATGACTGATAAAACGACCAGTTTTGCGCAACAAATTCTTGACGCTCAGCATTTAGCAATGCAGGAAGATCCTAGCATGATCTGCATGGGTCTTGGTATCGATGACCCTAAAGCAATTTTTGGTACGACTCTGGGGCTGCAAGAAACATTTGGTGAGCAGCGAGTTTTTGACATGCCAACTGCAGAAAACGCCATGACCGGAATTGGCATTGGCGCCGCGGTGGCTGGCACACGTGTATTGATGACCCATCAACGTGTAGACTTTTTTTTACTTGCCATGGACCAACTTGTCAACAATGCAGCTAAATGGCATTACATGTTTAATGGCCAAATGGCCGTGCCTTTGACAATCAGGCTTATTGTCGGCCGAGGTTGGGGACAGGGCCCCACTCACCAACAGAGTTTACAGTCATGGTTCTCACATATACCAGGGCTAAAAGTGGTGGTGCCAAGCTTAACAGAGAATGTCGGTCAGTTACTGTATAACGCTATCATGGACAACAACCCAACCATCTTCCTTGAACACCGATGGCTGCACAATCAAATTGCCCCCAATAAATCTGCTTGCCAGCCTTTCACCGAAGTACCACAGCATACGAGAGTGCTGCGCACAGGTAGTGACTATACAATTATCAGCAACAGCTATATGTTGTCTGAAGCGCTTCAAGCACAAAAGTATTTGCAACAATACGATGTGCACTGTGAAGTCATAGAAATTGCCTCACCAACGAACATTGATTGGCACATCATTTATCAATCAGTCAGTAAAACAAAACGGTGTATCGTCACGGATATGGGCCACACATTCTGCTCTTTAGCCAGCGAGATTGCCAATAGAGTATACAGTCACTGCTTTGACACATTGCTTTCGCCTGTATCCGTCATCGGACTCCCAAATTACCCAGAGCCAACGAGCTATGGTTTAACCAAAGAATATTACCCAGATGTCAATACAATTATTAAAACAGTCTCAGACAACTGCGGTATAGAAATTGCACAATTAAAGACACGTCAACACCATGATGTTCCTGGAGAATGGTTTAAAGGGCCCTTTTAG
- a CDS encoding thiamine pyrophosphate-dependent dehydrogenase E1 component subunit alpha, translated as MADLKHIYFQTLRIRKIEEAIAAKYPEQKMRCPTHLSIGQELVPVAVSNFLTHSDKAYSSHRAHAHYLAKGGNLTKLIAELYGKVSGCTAGRGGSMHLSDLDCGFIASTAIVGNSIPLATGNALHQQLTHSEGLTISYFGDGATEEGAFYESLNFAALRSLPIVYVCENNQYSVYSPLSVRQPNNRSISKLSAEIGLKSFSVDGNNPTQALKVAQTAINHVRDHGKPVLVEYFTYRHREHCGPHFDDDLSYRNQEEVQAWLDNDPLTNLEKALDKDPEFSAFQKLAINEINQEIEQAFAAAETASFGLIEDNERFIYD; from the coding sequence ATGGCTGATTTGAAGCATATCTATTTTCAAACGCTGAGAATTAGGAAAATAGAAGAAGCCATCGCTGCCAAATATCCAGAACAAAAAATGCGCTGTCCAACACATTTATCTATTGGACAGGAGCTGGTACCCGTTGCTGTTTCAAACTTTCTAACACACTCAGATAAGGCTTATAGCTCTCACCGTGCACATGCGCACTATCTTGCCAAAGGCGGTAACTTAACTAAATTAATCGCCGAGTTATATGGCAAAGTGAGTGGCTGTACAGCTGGTCGGGGCGGCTCCATGCACTTAAGTGATTTGGATTGTGGATTTATTGCCAGCACAGCCATTGTAGGCAATAGTATTCCGCTTGCCACGGGCAATGCACTGCATCAACAGTTAACGCATTCTGAGGGATTAACCATCAGCTATTTCGGTGACGGTGCGACAGAGGAAGGGGCCTTTTATGAGTCGTTAAACTTTGCTGCGTTAAGATCTTTGCCTATTGTCTATGTGTGTGAAAACAATCAATACTCGGTGTACAGCCCTCTGTCCGTTAGGCAGCCAAACAATCGTAGCATCTCCAAATTATCAGCTGAAATAGGGCTAAAAAGCTTCTCAGTCGATGGCAATAACCCCACGCAAGCACTGAAAGTTGCTCAAACAGCGATTAACCATGTTAGGGATCATGGTAAACCTGTACTTGTCGAGTATTTTACTTATCGTCATCGGGAACATTGCGGACCACATTTTGATGATGACTTGAGCTATCGTAACCAAGAAGAAGTGCAAGCATGGCTTGACAATGATCCACTCACCAACCTTGAAAAAGCCCTAGATAAGGACCCCGAGTTTAGTGCGTTTCAAAAACTTGCAATAAACGAAATCAATCAAGAGATTGAGCAAGCTTTTGCCGCAGCAGAAACAGCCTCTTTTGGGTTAATCGAAGATAATGAGAGGTTTATCTATGACTGA